Below is a window of Impatiens glandulifera chromosome 2, dImpGla2.1, whole genome shotgun sequence DNA.
AAGCTTGAACTAAAGGATAGACTGAGAAATCTGTTTGATATTAGATTTCAATATGAATAGAAGCCCAATCGATGTACgtggtgtagcactttcacacactcAACGAAGAAATGCCCTGTCAATAATATTCTGAAATCAAAGGccaataataatgtttaaaaggGTGGTCTGAATGAATCTAACTAGGCTGCTAGAAATTTGAATAGTTCTGAAGTTAACATTAATGAGCGTACTGATGCTGATAGGATGAGTAATCAAATGCAAAATCAAATAAGGGTCAGGAAGAAGATCGGGAAAAGAATGAAGTAGGTAAAAGTACAAGCTGGACCTGctaaagctgatcctatcaatcAAGTTCAAAATATCAGTCCTAAGGATACTATTTTTTCAAGAATATGTCATGTTCAAAACGTCGGTCCTGATAATACCGGTCCTGGTTAGGGTACCAATCATAATAAAGCAGGTACTAGTCATATCGGTCCTAGAGTTGCTTATCATGCTGATCCCAGTCATCATTGACCCTGCTAACCCCGGTCCTGGCCTCATTATTTCTGGATCTACTCATGTCACTGGATTAGATACTACCGGTCCTGATGCAACCGGTATTTATAATGTTGGTTTTGGCAAGGTCGGTCCTGATACTGATAGTGGTCCTACTATTGCTGGTGATACTAATGTCGGTCATAACTCCACCGGTCCTAATGTTGATCTTAGAACATGAATTCTTGGCCCTTATGAAGCAATCAAACCTAGTCCTAATTCTCATACTTCCAGGAATGCAAGTAGGAACCGAataaacaatgtcatcaaaattcgaaatgatcCGATCCTTGGACTTAGAGCCACATTTTGAGATTGTAACCAGGAGAATCCTGAActaaaaaacattgaaaatctTGCAAATAATAAGGAAACTCTTGAGAATTATCTGGGAATCTCGGGTTTTGCGAAATTAAGAAATCAAATGTAGAAGAAGAtcatttggtcttgaataaggcaacGAGTTCTAAAGTGGGGCAAATTAAAATCGATAATAGACATGAATTCAGTAGTGAaaaggttcaaagtcagaagaGACCTACTAAAAAAGAGCAGGCTGAAAATCaaagacaaagcagaaagattCTGGATCCAGAGACTACTGACTCTATCACGAGAGAGGATTAGATCTATGAGATACACTCCCCACTGAGAGGCAACAACATTCCATACAATTAAACTGTTGCCATTGAAGATAGTGATGCAATTGATGCTTATAACTTCTCTAAGGATGAGGTCCAAGATAGCAttgaaagtcaggaacccaacacttatatacattcataaatatagtgacatggaacataaggggtcTCAACAATCctctaaaatataaagaaatcaggaggatcattgagagcTAGAAGATctctattatgggtattcttgagataAAAGTAAAAAGGCGGAAGATTGACAAGGTTAACAAGTTGTGTATTGATAGCGACTGGGAAATTATTCACatttcaaatgacaaaacgggcatAATCTGTGTTATATGGAATAATAAAGTTGCTAAGGTCAAGAATCTCTTTTCTAATGATCAAACAATCATAAATGAGGTCAAAGGCAGAATTACCGGAATTGTGTTCCTTCTTGCTATTATGTACgatagcaactcaagcactaacCAAAGATTTCTCTAGAATTTCCTTAGGAGCTGGattggtagtgataaatcttgaGTTGTCATTGGTGACTATAATGAAACAAGAAATGAAattgatcgtagcccagaatttGAAATCACTcaggatatgattgactttaatgattGCATCAAAGATATGGGTTGTATTGAGCCTACTAATTCTGGGAACTTATTCACCTGGTCTTCTACAAGAGGAGATGAGCGCATAAGGAAAAGTAGGATTGACAGATGTTTGGTAAATGAGAATTGGAtcaaccaatttccgagaagtcaacttcatgttttgaatcttGGAATTTATGATCATTGCCCGATTAAATTATTCCGGGAAAAGGAGGAGAGGTTCAAGATATCCTTCaaattcttcaacttctggatgGAAAATGACAAATTTAAGGATATTCTTCAAAGtgtatggtctacagatgtcagGAGTTCCAATATGTACAGGGTTTTCGAAAAGCTAAAGATCCTGAAGAATCAACTCCAAAGCTTTGATAAGAaaaagttcagcaatatctctaGTAGAGTTTTGGTTAcaagagaagaactggaagaggtttagaataagttattaagggatgatagttatgaacaactcaatgaggTGGAGAGAAATGCACTCGAAAACTTCAGGAAgatgagtctgcttgaagaaaACTTTATTTGGCAGAAGTCAAGACAGAACTGACTTTCGTTGGGTGATAAAAATAAAGCTTTCTTCTACAATAAATgtaaggctagaaacatgagaaacaacgTGTACaagctgaagaatgatgatggtgattATGTTCAGGGTCagaagggtgtacaagatctggCTATCGAGTTCTATAAACAACcaatgggtacaagaaagcagcatcaaagtcaccttaataccttgtatcagattatcaatagaaaaaattatattgagaaTAGTCGCGAGTTAATAAGGGttgtcacgagggttgaggttaaagaagcacTGTtcagtattgatgggaataaaagcccgggtccgGATGGTTTCAATGTGAAGTTCttaaagacaattggtcggttatGGGTAAAGACAATATTGATTGGGTtttggagtttttcaagaacagaGAGATGTTAAAGAAATGGAATACAATAGTCCtgaccttgatccccaaaactgcggtgcccgaaaaagtacaagatttcagaccaatttcctgttgcaatgtggtttacaaaataatttcaaaaatcatttctaaacactttaaaattttcataggagaaataataaatcttaatcaatctgcatttaTCCCtagtaggacaatctctcataatattcttttaatgcagagccttttaaaagtTCCAAATACGGAGCATAATTGGAATATCAACAAGAATTGTAATTTACCGTTTACTTAAATCATTAGAAACGAAAACATTATAATCAAAtagttcatttacgtttttgtttttattcagaatgatactactttaaaatcattctaggtctgtctagaatgatctcttaaactcattgttttttttctcatttttggaaaattttaatgcaatgacgctaagtcgttccccccccccccaaaaaaaaaagaaaaaacaatttgaaGAAACAATGAGCGAGACATTCGATATCTCCAACAAAACATGGTCTCATTATacattggattatttgaaaataatcattGTATAACCTACAATCGACATTTTTACGATCACGATTGATGACAGTATGTCTAGGAACTGAATCACTATGTAGTACTTGTTGACTTTGTTGTTCAAGAAGTTGCTAGATGATCATGTTGTTATTATTGTGAACATGACATAAATTTTGTTGTCTTTAATGAATCATCATCTGAAGgaaaaagaagatgatgaaTCGGTCACAATATCAGGAGAATATACTATGTATTTATAGTAgtgtaattataatatgatgGTAATATTGTCATTTTCAATCCAAATTGGTGGAGAAATAGAACAACTTTTCAGTGTATGGTCATTTCCAATTAATTTGAGTGGAGAATTAGGACCAACTTTTCAGTGTATgatcatttcaattaatttaagcaGAGAAATGGGAGAAACTTTTCAGTGTAGGATCATTTCAACGTTTATCTACCAATTCAAATCAAACTTCTCATTTCGTGACCTaaactttcacttcggtcaaacaacTAATCTTCTCCCATACTTTAACCACCgaaatcaatttattttccAATCGACCTCTATCTCATTACTTCACTTTTACTTCGACAACGTATATAATTTCAACATTATACCAACAACATGtatcaaatttttaaaattaatattttgagattACATTGtagtaatacattattttattatttaatgatatcTGAAAATTATAGTTAATAGGTTATGATAAATTTTGCAAGAACAAAATAATACGACATGGAAGGCCCTCGATTCAAATTCATCGTGATATGGGACCAAAGGCTAGATCTAGCTAATTGAAAACTGAGAAAAATTCAGAAATAGAGAAATGGAAAGACCAAGAAGCATCTGCATTCTTAAGCTTAAAGAAATCCTGTAAGTCATAATATGATGGTAAACTATTAACCAAAACATtcgaaaacaaatttaattaaatgcgTGCAACTAAAAAAAGCCggtattacaataaaaaaaattcaaatacaaaattatgATTACAAATATCGCGAGACTAATTACCCTGATTGCGACGATATCACTATAATCGAATCTATAATGtgatataactaaaattaattctACCTTTATTATGTAATATTTACTCCATAAAAATCTAGTACAAATTGAGATACTATAAGAATAAGGATTGCAAATACTTGTCATGCAAAAATGCTTATTTTTACCTATATGCTTTTGATgagaaataacaatatttttatttctttttaaaaaatagatatattgAAACCATATAAAGGTTGTTATTTTACTACTAGcttatattattatcaatataattttgtaagtctcattttaatgttttaaaattattcatacgACGAGGATTTACTATCCTGTCATTCAACTTCCATTAATACACAAATTAtaacaatgtttaaaattttgtaaaattaattatgggttttattgatttttttcttcttaaatatttgtgttttaaaaaaataaaaattaaagataacatattaatttataattctaaaaaatactCTTAAGGGACTTCGATCCCACGAGACTTATAAAATGCAATGTTTTTAATTGATAAGCATAATCATTTAAGACTCTTAGAATGGTTACAAATAAGTTGGTTGAAtttatagttatttaattaGCTTAAATTTattgtcaaatatttttgattgaatggttacaatatatataatataatgtaagGATATTTATAAAccatttcaaataaattcagaatgattttcttttattaaggTTGGTGAGTCtcaaatccaaataaccctttattttacttatttttttttttgttagacaTGATTTATAAGTTGAGGGAAAgatgtaaattaaattaatattaataacttaaaatttaatagaaaaaataatattaaaaggaTGATTTAGAATTAGATATGTAATTTTgaaactatattaatttttaatattcaatttttttaatctatatattttgtaattaattttaatattttatcattatatttttttaggatatataaattcaaaaattattacttaacgAGAAAAGTTTatccaatttattttaattaaaatttctatatcaaatttagtaaaaaaaaaatacactataatctcaattcaaataaagataaaaacatttaaatattatatgaattatgattttaaagaaaatattgtaccaaaaatataaaaattacttCTAATTTTAACTTTGACGATTTATAATGAcctcaaaattttgaaatttaagcgttatcaaaatatttataagcaAATTAATTTACTTCAAAAAATAGTTTGGaaggaaaatattatttttgttttttaaataccaaatattaattgtaatttaaacaatataaacTTGAACCCTAAGCACAAAACAACAACTTAAGAATTTCTTTTTCTCCTACACACCAACACCAGCTCTTCGTCTCCGACCTCACAACACTTTTTTCTTCTAGAACCACATTTATCATCGACAAATCATGAGCATCTAGGTAATAAAACTATGCTATTCGTATTgttatttataatctaatttatCTGGGGTTAATGTTGATCCATTCATCCTAAACATACTTGCAACGCGATAGACGAAATTCGAGCACGATCGAGGAACGGTGTTTCACTCCTCAATGACACCGTACGAAGGTGACGAGTAGGTCGTAATAGAGTTTCAACAACGAAGATAACTTCGCCCAATGATGTTGAGGAAGGAGTGACTAGATTCGTTCTAATAGACCTAGCTATTTCTAGCTTGTTTTGGCTCCGTTGAATCTTCTTCGTCAACAAAGAGTAAGTTCAACGTTATTGTTTTCTTTCATCCATGGAATAACTAAAAATGCAATAATAGATTCATTTAAGTTAGTATTCGGGTTTTTGATCAATCCAAAACAACTATTATTTATCTACTTGAGACTGATGTAGatttaaattaacaaaagaaaaacaatttatagagaagataataaatataagattggtTTTACACCATATTTTCAGCACACAAATACTATTTTCTTATGTGAATCACctctttcaaaaaatattattgtcatCAATATATGTTATTACTTCTTAGATATAAGAAGCAATACAATACTTCAATTCTATTGCATCTTCAATCATCATTCATAATTGTGATTGCTCAATATATATGTCCACGATTTCATATGCAAAGGCTAAGAGGCTAGGATAATATTGACCTTAATTTTCAAGGTGATAGTTGAGATCAAATCATACATACAAAGCATTCTAGTTTTGGGGAACCTTAGTCAAGAAAAATATAGGCATCTATCTCATCATGCTGTGGAAGAAAAAATTTGGTATATAAGTATAAGCTAAAACTGAGGTTAGTCCAAATATAATCAATGGCTAAAGATTTTGGGTAATCACTTAGCCGCAGTTGTAGATTCTTAAGAAATGACTCTAATacgaagtttttttttataggatCTATATATTGGAGAGTCATTTCACAGGAATCTAAATTCCTCTAAGTAATAAGACCTCATTTTAAGCAATGATTATTGCTAGACTAAACTGATTTTAGGCTTATCTTGTATCCTATCTTTATCGATGAAATTTCTGAAAATCTTGATCGTTTtgtgaacatttttttaaacaaccattatcttgaaaataaattgaatgattaaATCCAATAATAAAGACTAAAGAGTCAATTAAGTTGATTacgtatatatttataaataatgagGTTTCAATTGTAAACACCACAAATCTGGTGCAGAattgacattatattttatttttttattttatttttttagtaaaaataactttttatcattttgaaGCATTTATAACAactttttatcattttgaagtattaaatttagttataaattCACATTGATTTCTTTTATGCATTCTCAAAAGTTTGACACGCACTATTGCTCATTAACTTGTATTGGGGTTAATTTTTAACAACTCTTTACTAACAATGCAAATAAActttagtttatatattataaaaaaaagcgATACTTGGATCGATTCTCAAATGTAATAAAGAAACAGAGATAATCATAaagatttgaataaaattatgaactAATATATAGTTCGtcaaatagaaataaaaaaaacaatttagagAAAACAACATTATTTGAGGACTAAAATAACATCATTTTCTCCCTCCATAGTTGGACCCTCCATTACTAGATCCAACTGTAGATGGATCAAACGCTGACTGCATCATCCACGGTAAGTGAACCATGTTGTTGTTGAAGTTAGCAGGTTGGAATCGAGCATCATCGCGGGCTCCATCGTTGTTCATGTTTTGTGATCGGTTTCTATCGATCTCTTCAAACTTGCTAACTATGACTTGATTCATAGAATAAAgaatttgtaattcaatttgaTTTAAATCGATATTACCTTCAAAAAGTTTTCTTAAATATTCAAGACCCTCATATTGGATGTTCTTCTCCTTCAAAATTTGCAAATCGAAGGATTCTTTAGTTATCCTTTCAGAAAGGCAGACGTCTTGAGTGGTTGCTTTCTGTTCATTGAGAGGTGTATTCATGAAATAAGATATCGTATCCTTCACTGCCTCAAGCGATGGAAACACTTCGCATGGCTCAACATCATTGGTGTTAAAGAAGGCAAACGCAATACTCACACCACAAAGAATTTCGAGTTCGCTTGCAATCTTAGAAATAGCAACTGCCCTCTTTGTTAAGAACGATTTTCTTGATTTGGCATTCTCGATAAAAGTGAGCTTAACTTTTCCCctcctcattttttttttcaaaatgataagatatatgaattttttgatgtgttgaataaattgaattagTGTTTGTTTATATagtagaaaaattctaatgtaAGCTAACTTTTTTAGctataattttcataatatataaaaatgttaataattttgatttgactctttttaaatttatttcttttcagtaatatttctatttcttataatcttattataattaacCCTTTCAATGGTCAATACTAgtattatcatttttctaaaaatataaaactagtCTGATTTGTACAAATTGAAATactaaaagaataaatattacaaACACTTGTCATGCAAAAATGGATATTCTTACTTATATGTTTTTGATgagaaataacaatatttatttttacttttaaaactctgataataaattaaaactatataaagATTGCTATTTTACTGCTagcttatattataattaatattatcaatataatttgtaaatcaGATTTTAATGttgtaaacatatttataaggtGATTTACTTCTaggataaattttatttatttttattaagatagCTGAAATAAGTTAAGACATTGaaagtataattttaaatcattaccCCCCTTTGTCATTTACTGCCTTGGTATATGGGTTgtaaatttataagatttttatgTACATATTTGCTAATTGTGtatgaaatttatttcaaaaataaaaagttaatttatatgAGATCTATTAAATCTCTTCCAGCATAATAGAAATAGtatgaatttatttccatgatcTATTGAGATTCTTAGTTACCTAGCTATATATATTCCTTTTACTAATTCATATCTAtcattaataatactttattatgaACATTAATTTTCACATTGGTCACTAACtaccaaaaataaaacagaTTCACACATTCCAAATTAATTACTAAGgattataaaatgttaattattgaccCAACAATCTTCAATCTCGTCATTTTGACTATAGTTGGGACATGTAAACAATAAAAGAAGTAATCATCCGAACTTCAATTAATATAcaagttataaaaaattgaaaaatgattaaaatataagttttagtgagtttttttcttcttaaatttGTGTGTGGtttgtttttacaaaaataatagatagcatattaatttataattttaaaaaatactctTACTAAAATGGGGACATCAATCTTTTTAAATGTGATATGTTATTATTGATGAACATATTCTCTTATAAGAGActcttataataattagatCAAGATGGTTGAATTTTACTGCTAATTAATTAGCTGAAATATCTggtcaaaaatataaatatttttttcttgaatggttacaaaaataaattatatatataatataatgtaatgatttttataaacCACTTCACATAAATTTggaataatatttacatttaatgCAGTTTGACTTctccttattatttttttgttggtCATGGTTTAAAAGTTAAGAGAaagatacaaaattaaataaatgattatatataatatttttgggataaattcataaattatcatttgactacaaaatttatttaattggtttacaTACAAAATTccatatcaaattaattaaacaaataacacTTAATCTCAATACAAATGATGCTAAAAACActtaaatac
It encodes the following:
- the LOC124924332 gene encoding uncharacterized protein LOC124924332, translating into MGCIEPTNSGNLFTWSSTRGDERIRKSRIDRCLVNENWINQFPRSQLHVLNLGIYDHCPIKLFREKEERFKISFKFFNFWMENDKFKDILQSVWSTDVRSSNMYRVFEKLKILKNQLQSFDKKKFSNISSRVLVTREELEEV
- the LOC124924334 gene encoding MADS-box transcription factor PHERES 2-like, which codes for MRRGKVKLTFIENAKSRKSFLTKRAVAISKIASELEILCGVSIAFAFFNTNDVEPCEVFPSLEAVKDTISYFMNTPLNEQKATTQDVCLSERITKESFDLQILKEKNIQYEGLEYLRKLFEGNIDLNQIELQILYSMNQVIVSKFEEIDRNRSQNMNNDGARDDARFQPANFNNNMVHLPWMMQSAFDPSTVGSSNGGSNYGGRK